The Helicoverpa armigera isolate CAAS_96S chromosome 23, ASM3070526v1, whole genome shotgun sequence genomic sequence GCTAAATTAACTGATTTAAGCTCAAAATCAAATTCAGAACACCAAGAAGGTTATTTAAGGAAAAATTTGAACCCCTTGTCGAAGCCTATGAACAAATTTTCTCAATTCAGTGAGAGCCGGTGCATGTCTCCACCTCCCAGGAATGCTTCACCAGTTGAGAAAGAGAGTGGGAGTTCTGCTAAGTTTGTTTTGCCTGTCAGAAGTGCACATTCATCAAGAGTTATCAAGCCCAACAAGAAATTTATAGATGGTGAGGAGCAAACAACGGCTAGTACCACAACATCATCAAGTAAAGTGCTCAAGAAACCTAAATTGAAGAGATTAGTGTTCAACAACCTGCACAATGATGAAGACACGCCAGATGAGGAGGACAATGataaaacaaaccaaaatgAAAAAGCTAAAGATACTCAATTACAACCATTGAAGTCATCAAATCTTTTCAAAGATAGAACAACAACTACAAATTCCTTTTCTAGCCTCAGTGTGGGCAATAGAAAGGTACATGATTTATTCTCATATGAGAAAGAACCTTCTCAAGATGAGAACTCCAATGTAGAGAGTATAGAGAAGCTCAAATCCCCTGAACCACCAAAGGAGGATAGAACAGGGCATGCAATGAGGAAACTTATGGACATATCAGATGCAAGTAGTTCAAGTAGTACTAGCAGTGGTTCAGAGTCTGAAGATAGTTGGGACAGTGCCAGTCCCCCACCCAGTGGTGATGAAGAAGAAAAGCCTCCACCTGCAAGCCCAGAGAAAGACAAATCGTCAGCATCTCAGTTGCTTAGGGGAAAAATTATTCTTAGAGAGGCAAGATTGCAGCTGAATCCACCAACACAATCCACTTCAGCATTGGATGGTCCATTTTCTACTGTAACATCTTCATCATGTAAGTTGGTTCATattcatttcatattattttgtgaataaacttGTGAATGTTGGTGGAATATTTAGCAACTTATTTTCTGTGTTTCAGCTCCTGTACCACCAACAACCGTCACTTGTGGAGTTTGTGGGGCTGTAAGATTCTACAGATTTGTAAAACAAGCACGGAAATTCGGAATATATTCATGCGAGTCCTGTCGTAAATTCATATCCAAAATGTTGAAGAAAGAGAAGCTATCTCAAAAGACAGGACAAGTTGTCATGCAGTGTTTGAAAGGCGAAGGTCTGTATACATATTCTGTTTCACATCAATCTTACTCTTGTGcttgtaaataatgaaaactgtctaacaaaacttttatttttaggtaattgTCATGTGCCACCAATAGTGCGATCACAACAGTGGAAGCTGCTAAGATGTACTAACAAAGCTCGATGTCCAGCATGTTGGCTCAAGATGTGCCTGAAGGCATTCCAAGTGCCTCCCAGCATCAGAGCTGGCTTAACAGCAATGTTGCCAGCTTTCATGAGGTCATCTGTTAAAACGTCTGGTGCTCTAACACAAGCAAACCCACTGAGGATAGCTAGCAACACTACTACAAGTCCACCTGTGTTTGCAATAACTAATACTGAAAATGAGAGTAATAAGATCTTTGGCACTCTAAAGCCCAGTAAGAAGATTGAAGAAGTTGAGAAAGTAGAGGTATGTGATGATGACTTtccttaacaatattttaaacaaccTATTGCTGatcattttgtatttaacaATTCTCTTATATTTTAGGAAAAGGCCACAAAAGACCGGCCAGTTGCTACCGAAACAGTTGAAGAGATCAACGCAAGTAGAAAGCGGCAATTGACAAGGGTAAAAGTTAGGAAAAAAGATAAAACCGACGCCAAACAGACTGAGGATCCCAAAAGACAAAAGGTGGAACTCAAAGGGCCAAGAGTCAAACATGTTTGTAGAAGTGCATCTATTGTCTTGGGACAGCCTATTGCCACATTCCCCACTCAAGACGAGAAAGATAAGCAGGAGAAGAACCTTGTTATTGATGATGAAACTACTCTGTGTATAATAGAGAAGGATGGTGAGACACCTGATCTGTCCAGCTGTGAATCTGAAGTAGACGCTGAGAACAAAGCTCCTCAGATTGTACCGGAACCTATAACAAAGGATAGTGATGTTGAGGCACAGATTGAAACTAAGAAGAGAAAGATTGAGCAACCACTACCTACAAAGGCACAAAGCAAGGCAGAATCCAGTGAAGATGAAACTGTTATGGATCTTGTGCCTAAGAAGACGTTTATGAAGCCTCTTACCAATATTACCAATGTAAGTAACAATTCAATAAGTTAAAAGTTGCCATATAAAATGTGATACTATAATAGATTGTAATGTATTCTTTTGTCTTTCTAGGTGCGCAATCGTTCACAGAAATGTGGGCAGAACAGACCGGAGCTCATCTGTGTAGATTTCTGGGAGAGCTACGATCCTGATGAAGTCTGCAGCTCAGGCTTTGGTCTCATTGGCACCGGGTCTTTCACTGTCACTAGACTCTGCTTCCTTTGTGGCAGTGCTGGCAAGGAAAAGGTAAACATTCTtacaatatacaaaaaaattatcacgtaaatcggtctataaacctaattgatgtacatacatagaaaaataaaaaacataccggccgaattgagaacctcctcctttttgggaagtcggttaaaaacaattgaattggaatgtgtgctgtccttttgtacaCATTAGATTTTAATATGTTCCGCTCATGATCCATTGGTATACGTCTAATAAGCAATTACAATTCAAGTCTAGAGTAATAGTAATGGTTATGCTTCATAAAGCTTAGAAATTGTATAGATTGATTTTAAATGTCCCAGTTCTTAGACTGTCATCTGGGGATAGTATAGCATCCCAacactgaaatcatttttcaaatgggTTTAGCAAGGAAAACAAAGCCTTGGGTCAAATGAGAAGTGTTATAAcagttaattatgtaatttcctacattataattatgtacataaataaatcaattctaTACTACTATAGAATTATGACCTCAACAagttattgttatattatttgtaagtttatatAATGTAACTGTTTGCTGAtcctcaaaagaaaaaaaagtatagaTTGTAAGTTACTGTATGACGTGCcatattcaaaatcaataaaaaatcgtttattcaaagttggctgcaaaacagcacgtTTTGAATGTCAGGAATTTACCAAAGACCACAAAACgctcacccttcaccacttcctatgtgtttttgctgggaagaagaagtgacaCATTAAACTCCACAGCAAATATTCAGTAACTTATCTGTTGTCACAGATGTTGGTGTGCGGGTCGTGCTGCGAGTGGTACCACAGCTGGTGCGCGGAGgaggcggcgggcggcggcggctggaCGTGCGCGCGCTGCGTGTCGTGCGCCGCCTGCGcgcgccccgccgcccgccTGCGCTGCCGCGCCTGCGCCCGCCACCACCATGCTGCCTGTctgcccgcgccgccgcctgATCACCGCAGCGACTGGCCGCAGGtatgcacacacacacataaaataaacttgcCAATAGGTTGACAAGTAAATGTACTTACTATAAcgtctcaaaaaaaaaaaaaatatccctaCCCTCTTAAGTACACAATGACATGTGATCTGTTTAAAAGTACACAAGACTGATAGCCAAATTATCTGACCTTAAAAAATTATACTGGAATGTATCAAGTTGACAGTCtcataggcagttgctccatatACAAGTATAGTCATCTGGATAGCCTGGAAGCCAACCCAAACATTATTACCAAAAGCATggactaagaaaaaaaatatgtcaaaatctaTACAATATTCCTCTCACAGTAAAATGTGAAATATGTAATGTTCTGAATATATATTTGCAGATATGTAGCGCGTGCCTAAAATGCAAGAGTTGCGACAGCAGCCGCGTGAGCAAGTTCGTGGGAAGTCTACCGTTCTGCGGGCCTTGCTTCAAGCTGCGGCAAAAGGGTAACTACTGCCCGCTGTGCCAGGCTTGCTACAGGGATAATGACTTTGACAGCAAGGTAAACCCCACATTTAAATTGTGTACTTCTTCgtcattaaatatataaaaatattcttcttatATTTCAATTCTCAATTTTATCTTACAGATGATGGAGTGCGGTTGGTGCGGTAGGTGGGTGCACGCTAGTTGCGAAGGCCTCACTGGCGAAGGATATCAACTGTTGTCCGCATTACCACCCTCAATCGAGTACATTTGCTGCAAATGCATGCCAAATGATCCACCATGGAGAAAGATGCTCACTGAACACCTAAAAGGACGACTACTTCATCTACTGAAGTTACTTGCCAAGAATAAGAAAGCTTGTGCGTTACTAAAACTGACGCCACATAAGAACACGCCGGTACCGAACAAACCGTACCGACTTATGTCACCACAAGCTATCAGGAAACTACACTTCGATGTCGTCGATGTGTCTATGAAGACATCGGAGACTAAAGTGTACAGGAACACGGCGAGAGGTCGACGAAATAACAATTTCCCTCAGAACAAACTCGATGAGTCTCAAACTCCACAAGTATGGCAGTGCTCATCTTTGCTACAGGACGTTGACATGGAGAAGGAAGAAATGCCACACACATCACATAAAGTGGTTAACCTGCAAGAACCATTAATGCAGAATAAAGAAATATGCTTCTCCACGGGCCTTTACGGCACCAAACCAGAATTTGAGGCCTCATGTGTTGAAGTGCACGAAAACTATACTCCACAAGCGAAATCAGAGAAAGCAACGACAATGTTGCCGACGACTGTGCACGATGACAAATATGAGGCGATATCCGATGATGACGAGCCTATGAAATGTTTCCCTCAGGCGAGGAGCGAACAGGACCTAAGCCCCGTCGTATTGCGACAGTCTGATATGGATAATACTGGTGATGACGGCGATAGAATAATCTCACCGTCACTCCTAGACATCAAGAAAAGAGTCAACACTGATGGATATGTCTCACTAAAAGACTTCAATCACGATATGAAAGAGGTCATCCAGAGAACAACCAGTGATGATCTCACCTCAATATACAAGGACTTATTCTCAGAGACATTCCCATGGTTTGATTGTGAAAACAATTGTCTCCAACCGAACTTGGAAGTGGAAGGAGAGCAGGAAGACACAGAGTCTATGAAAGACCTTGCTATAGCCGACAGCAAAATTAAAGCAGCCGTGCAATCTATCGAACGCCCAATGGACCAAATAGTACCTAAGTTGGAAGTTGATAGTGAGAAATTAGAAGAAGATTTATTAGAGTTCTATCCAGTTGTGGACTCTAGATTGTGTGTGCTGTGTAAAGTTGTAGGAGATGGTTTACCTTCATTGGAAGGGCGCCTGCTCTATTGTGGACAGAATGATTGGATCCATTCCAACTGTGCACTGTGGTCAGCTGAGGTGTTCGAAGAAATCGATGGGTCCCTACAAAATGTTCACTCTGCAATATCCAGAGGGAAGATGATCAAATGTGCCGCTTGCGAAGTTAAAGGCGCCAGCGTCGGCTGCTGCGCCAAAAACTGTAGTGAGACGTATCATTATACCTGCGCTAGGAAGGCGAGTTGTGCCTTCATGGACGACAAGAGAGTATTCTGTCCAACGCACGGCAAAGACGTACCCAAAAAGAGTTTACAAAAAGACGCCGACTTTGAGCTAACAAGGCCAGTCTATGTCGAACTtgacaagaagaagaagagataCAGTGAAATTACGAAAGTGCAGTTTATACTGGGCTCACTAACTGTACACAGTCTTGGAAAAATTGTGCCCTCAGTTTCAGATTATGAAGAGTTTTTAATGCCAGTAGACTTTTCATGTACCCGGCTATTCTGGTCTTGCAAGAAACCTACCAAAATAGTTAGATATACCATCAAGACTAAATTAATACTTGCTGAACCACTACCAGGATTTGACTTTGGTGTGAATATAACAGTAGATCATACATTAGATGTACATGTTGTGGAGAGAGTTATGGCTGAGATTGGAGCCTGGCACGAAAGTATTGAGACAGGTACTGGCAAGTCTGTTTTAATGCTGAAGAATGACAAATCACCTATTAAGTTCGGAAATACAGTCACACTTGAAGATTTGGCTGTGAAACAAGTGGTAGAGTATTTACTTGACAATGTTTGTAAACAAGAGCAGCAAGATGAAGAGGAACCACAGAACACAGCAGATCTATTACCACCTGAAGTAAAAGATGCTATATTCGAGGACTTGAATCATGATCTTCTGGATGGCATATCTATGCAAGACATATTCCAAGACCTCAAAAATGAATTCTATTGCGCAATGGGTCAGTCAGACGATAAGAGTAACGACAAGTCTGATTTCCGTTCTACAGACTTTATAGATGAACTCCTAAACTCGAGATTTGAGACAGGGAGCAAGGAGCTGAAAAGGAGCAAATCTGAAATGCTTCTACAGAGCCATAATCTTAAAACCCTGACGACAGGTCGTGGACAACAAAGATCTAGTAGTTGGAACAATAAGTTTGACACAAGCCTCCTTTCATCTACAATCAAAAGATGTAAGATGGGTAAGACATCGACAGTGACTGGGAAATTGAGTCCTGTTCAGAGGATACCACTGACAGAAAGTCCTATGGATTCAATAAAGGAAACTGATAACAATACAGATAAGAAGGTTAAAGTGGAGACTTGTACTAGTGGTGCTATTTGTGACGAGGCTGCTCACTCATCAGGCATCACTTACCGGACAGGCTCGCCTAAACAAAAGGACGATTCAAACAACACTAAAGCTGATAAAAACGAAGGATATTACACTGATGTGATAGATTTTTATACGAAAATCCAGTGCAGTCCCATTTCCCAGTTAGATGGGGCAGCTGACTGGTCTGGTTCTGAGAGCACGTGCAGCTCCCGACCGGGTAGCCCTCGAGATAACGACAATGATTTCACACCAATACAACAATTAGATGGTGCTGAAGACAACCACCATGGCAATGATAACATGCAGAGAGGACAAACCAATCAGTTCATGTATAGAGCCAGTGGAACTGAAAGCTATACTGTAACATTTGCTGGAAACTCACTAAGTGGCCAACCGGAGTTAGTAATGAGACCATTAGATGATGGCTCCGGCAATTCTAATCATATGGACCAACCTGTAAGATGTGATAGATGCCAATGCACATACAGAAATAAAGAGTCTTATGATAGACATGTGCCGTCGTGTGACATTATATCTACGAGCGAAAGTGAGAGTGAGAATCCTAAATCGCCAGAGAACAGAACATTGACGACTCTACAAAATGCTTTCCAAGGTGCGTTTGCGCAGCCAATGATAATACACGCTGGAGTTGTTAGCGGCACTGAAAATACCGTGAAAGCAGAAGGCATTGCAGCAAGAAGAACTTCTATCAATACTAGACAAATCACAATAAATGGGACCATTGTTGAAACGCCGTCGCCAGGACCTTCAAATGAAATGACTATGACGATCACAGAGCAAATGAAATCAGGAACTGTGATTTTTGACCAAAGTAAAACTACGAATGTGCAAGTTTCAGCTAATCAACAGATGATGTCATCACCACAAATAGTGGTAACACCACAGATGCTGCTCCCTCCTAAGACTAGTTCCGCAGGGGGTCAGAAGATAATGACACCACAAATTATAACGCAACCTAATATCTTGCCTTACAATATTTGCGTGAAACCAGGAAATGGAAACACTAACATACAACAGATCCAGGGTAATGATATGACCCAGTTGCTATCGGGACCAGGGGGTATTCAAGTCATATCATCAAACTCCAACCAAGTCCTGACTATACCTCAGAATCAACAAGGCAATATGATCCAAGGCCAAATGATTCAAGGCAAGAACCACGTCACCAATTTCCCTAATATGGCTAGCGCATCTTCAATTGCATTGCCAGTGAATTCAATACAAGGAATGCCTAATACATCTATTATTCAGAACATTCAACCAATGATTCGACCACAGATTCAAGGGAACCCCACTATTGTTGTTCCGGCAATGACGGCACAGAGATTGTCATCGCCAAATTCCCAAAATAAACAACAGCTGATCTTACCCGGGAATACGCAAAAGTCTCCTAAGAAACAGCCTACGCAGGTCCAACCTAAGCCAATATTCCAGGCTACGAACCGAGGAAGAGGACGCCCAATTCCTAAGCCTACTACCATCAAAAGACAAACCAAAATGGAGAAGACATATACAACTATTAACCAGTCACCAACTGTATTGCTGCAAACCAATAACCAAACTGGTCAACCATCTATCATAGTTCAGCCAGTTTCGAACCAAAACATAATGTCTGCTTACGTGGAGGCGTTATCGCAACAGCAGAATCAAAATATGCAGTATATCGCGACTATTGCACCTCAAGGTGACTTTAAAACCGGCCCTACTCAATTTATCTCCCAGAGCGGTTTGGTGCCTCAAACATTCCAAATCCAACAGACAGAATCTGGAGGATTGGTAGCTGTACCTAGCGGCGGAATACCTGTATTGTTGCCTCAAGGAAACATGGGAATACTGCCACAAGCGCTCCAACAAGGAGCTACCATCTTACCCCAAGGTGCAATCCAAACCCAAGGCATTATATCCCAAGGTCCCAACGGACCCACAATTCTACCGCAAGCAATACATACACAAAATGGTACTACAATAATACCACAAGGAACTATACAAGGATTGACAAATGGAAATACATTACAAACAGCAGGAGCGACTGTTGTACCTCAAAGTGGTATTGGCAATGGCCAAACAACTATAATCCCGAATACACTGCAGACTCAAGGCAATACCCTCATATCTTCAGGTCCTGGAGGCACCACAATACTACCACAAGGGACTCTATTGCCACAATTCTGCAACGATCAAGTGCTACTAGGTTCAACACCTACATTAGAAATGGTGACTGATCCATCTGGCTGCATGTACTTAACAACAACTCAGCCAGTTTATTATGGCTTGGAGACAATAGTGCAAAATACAGTAATGTCTTCACAACAGTTCGTCTCTACGGCAATGCAAGGAGTACTCGCTCAGAACAGTAGTTTCTCGGCTACGACCACTCAGGTGTTCCAAGCGAGTAAGATAGAGCCTATAGTAGAGGTACCCACAGGATATGTTGTAGTCAATAATGTGGGTGACAGTGTTGCTGTATCGTCGACGCCTAATGTAGTCACTGCGCAAACTGTACAGTCGTCACCACAATCGATGAAGAACGTGAAGGCTACTGTTCCGAATCTAACATTGCAACCGCTCCCTGACAAGTCAAATAATAGCAACCGACAAACACCTAAAGTTATTCAAATGAGCCCATCTCCAATGACAGTTGGCTCACAATCGGGCGCCGGTACTATTATTACGGGCAGACAAAGCATTAATCCAATCACTTCTCAGATACATGGCATGACTATTTCTAGCTCACCACAGAATATTCAAAGAGGAAATATGCCTAAACCCAGCATTGTGTCGATGTCTCCAAATGTGACACTTGTGTCATCAATTGGACAGCCTGTAATGGCAATCTCACAATCTATACCGGCCACATCGTTCCCCTTGCAGTCTATTCCACTAACTCAGCCGATAGTCTCGAGCTCTATTGCACCCCCTGCAAAGGGAAATTACAAGATCGAAAACTCCCATGTCATCGAAATAAGTGGCAACTTGCATGATAACTCGAACTCTGCAAATATGCCCACAATAAGTGTAACACAGAGCATAAAATCACCAACGCCTTGGAGGCAAATTAATCAAACCATAAACACCAGTATGGAAAACAAAATGGAGCATCAAAATATGACAGTGAAACCAAGTACTGTAAACACGACTTCAATGAATATTCAGAGCAACGTCATGGCGGGAAGATCTCATCTAAACAACGATCATGATAAGGTGAATCAGAACTGTTTGATACAGATGCCTAACAACTCAATGTCTGGCATGAACATGCATTCTCATCAATTCGAACAAAGCTTAAACGTGAGCCACCATTCCACATCACATACAACATCAAACAATGTTATTCAGATAACTGCTGGCAACATATACCCTCCGTCATCGGTCATGAACAGCAATTTCGATGCAGACACATCCTTGAAACTGAGCAAAATCAATGCTCTATCTAAAACTGAAGGCGGCCATCTGAATTTCTCCCAAGAAATAATGGCTTCTCATTCGCAACAGCACGCTAACAATGACAAGAGTTTCCAGAACATGGGGACGGACAACAAACATAATAGTAACGACAGTTTGTCCAGTCAAATGAACACTCATAAACTGAGCAATTGTCAGATGAGTGGAAACATGAGCAACTCGCCAGCGATCAGCATCATACCCCACAATGTTATGCGGCCGCAGTTGCAGAACAACCAGAATACAATATCTGTGTCTAACAACCAAAATCAAATGTGCTCGATTCCCAGCAGCAATTCCCATGGACAAGTACAAATACTAAGTTCAGGGAATAATTCACTGCAGAACATGAATATGTCTTGTCAAGAAAGTACAAACAGCAGAATGAATATATCTGTTTCTAGTGACAACAGTTTGCAACAAAACCAGCAACATGACATGTCCACTACTATGAACACATCCAATATGTCTCACAATAATATACAGATGATGTCACATGATAACAATCAGATTCCTGCTCCTAACCAGATCCATATCATGAATGGACAAATTCAACACAACCGTCAAGTTGAAAACAACCAGTTGCAACAATTAAATCAACAAACACCTAACAGGAATTTCCACGATAATCTGATGAGTGGACAACAAAATCATAATCAAAGCAACATGCTTTCTAACCGCAGTACTCCTGACAATACCAATATTATGAATCAGTCCATGAATATGCATAATTTGGGAGGCAACAACCACAATATAAACAGGTCCGATTTGGGCGATCTTAATCATATGCATATGCAGCAACCAATGACAAACATGAACATGCAGAATAACAGGATGATGATTGACAATATGCAGCCTCACAGTATGGGCAACATGAGTCACACAATGCACTCGAATC encodes the following:
- the LOC110377249 gene encoding histone-lysine N-methyltransferase trithorax isoform X2, which codes for MEPVKGEKPKPVKKTVTFGTVESCEDIFFPLKKIPLKHHAPLVPIIKKKSSLKQTEYSTFNSILKPAKLTDLSSKSNSEHQEGYLRKNLNPLSKPMNKFSQFSESRCMSPPPRNASPVEKESGSSAKFVLPVRSAHSSRVIKPNKKFIDGEEQTTASTTTSSSKVLKKPKLKRLVFNNLHNDEDTPDEEDNDKTNQNEKAKDTQLQPLKSSNLFKDRTTTTNSFSSLSVGNRKVHDLFSYEKEPSQDENSNVESIEKLKSPEPPKEDRTGHAMRKLMDISDASSSSSTSSGSESEDSWDSASPPPSGDEEEKPPPASPEKDKSSASQLLRGKIILREARLQLNPPTQSTSALDGPFSTVTSSSSPVPPTTVTCGVCGAVRFYRFVKQARKFGIYSCESCRKFISKMLKKEKLSQKTGQVVMQCLKGEGNCHVPPIVRSQQWKLLRCTNKARCPACWLKMCLKAFQVPPSIRAGLTAMLPAFMRSSVKTSGALTQANPLRIASNTTTSPPVFAITNTENESNKIFGTLKPSKKIEEVEKVEEKATKDRPVATETVEEINASRKRQLTRVKVRKKDKTDAKQTEDPKRQKVELKGPRVKHVCRSASIVLGQPIATFPTQDEKDKQEKNLVIDDETTLCIIEKDGETPDLSSCESEVDAENKAPQIVPEPITKDSDVEAQIETKKRKIEQPLPTKAQSKAESSEDETVMDLVPKKTFMKPLTNITNVRNRSQKCGQNRPELICVDFWESYDPDEVCSSGFGLIGTGSFTVTRLCFLCGSAGKEKMLVCGSCCEWYHSWCAEEAAGGGGWTCARCVSCAACARPAARLRCRACARHHHAACLPAPPPDHRSDWPQICSACLKCKSCDSSRVSKFVGSLPFCGPCFKLRQKGNYCPLCQACYRDNDFDSKMMECGWCGRWVHASCEGLTGEGYQLLSALPPSIEYICCKCMPNDPPWRKMLTEHLKGRLLHLLKLLAKNKKACALLKLTPHKNTPVPNKPYRLMSPQAIRKLHFDVVDVSMKTSETKVYRNTARGRRNNNFPQNKLDESQTPQVWQCSSLLQDVDMEKEEMPHTSHKVVNLQEPLMQNKEICFSTGLYGTKPEFEASCVEVHENYTPQAKSEKATTMLPTTVHDDKYEAISDDDEPMKCFPQARSEQDLSPVVLRQSDMDNTGDDGDRIISPSLLDIKKRVNTDGYVSLKDFNHDMKEVIQRTTSDDLTSIYKDLFSETFPWFDCENNCLQPNLEVEGEQEDTESMKDLAIADSKIKAAVQSIERPMDQIVPKLEVDSEKLEEDLLEFYPVVDSRLCVLCKVVGDGLPSLEGRLLYCGQNDWIHSNCALWSAEVFEEIDGSLQNVHSAISRGKMIKCAACEVKGASVGCCAKNCSETYHYTCARKASCAFMDDKRVFCPTHGKDVPKKSLQKDADFELTRPVYVELDKKKKRYSEITKVQFILGSLTVHSLGKIVPSVSDYEEFLMPVDFSCTRLFWSCKKPTKIVRYTIKTKLILAEPLPGFDFGVNITVDHTLDVHVVERVMAEIGAWHESIETGTGKSVLMLKNDKSPIKFGNTVTLEDLAVKQVVEYLLDNVCKQEQQDEEEPQNTADLLPPEVKDAIFEDLNHDLLDGISMQDIFQDLKNEFYCAMGQSDDKSNDKSDFRSTDFIDELLNSRFETGSKELKRSKSEMLLQSHNLKTLTTGRGQQRSSSWNNKFDTSLLSSTIKRCKMGKTSTVTGKLSPVQRIPLTESPMDSIKETDNNTDKKVKVETCTSGAICDEAAHSSGITYRTGSPKQKDDSNNTKADKNEGYYTDVIDFYTKIQCSPISQLDGAADWSGSESTCSSRPGSPRDNDNDFTPIQQLDGAEDNHHGNDNMQRGQTNQFMYRASGTESYTVTFAGNSLSGQPELVMRPLDDGSGNSNHMDQPVRCDRCQCTYRNKESYDRHVPSCDIISTSESESENPKSPENRTLTTLQNAFQGAFAQPMIIHAGVVSGTENTVKAEGIAARRTSINTRQITINGTIVETPSPGPSNEMTMTITEQMKSGTVIFDQSKTTNVQVSANQQMMSSPQIVVTPQMLLPPKTSSAGGQKIMTPQIITQPNILPYNICVKPGNGNTNIQQIQGNDMTQLLSGPGGIQVISSNSNQVLTIPQNQQGNMIQGQMIQGKNHVTNFPNMASASSIALPVNSIQGMPNTSIIQNIQPMIRPQIQGNPTIVVPAMTAQRLSSPNSQNKQQLILPGNTQKSPKKQPTQVQPKPIFQATNRGRGRPIPKPTTIKRQTKMEKTYTTINQSPTVLLQTNNQTGQPSIIVQPVSNQNIMSAYVEALSQQQNQNMQYIATIAPQGDFKTGPTQFISQSGLVPQTFQIQQTESGGLVAVPSGGIPVLLPQGNMGILPQALQQGATILPQGAIQTQGIISQGPNGPTILPQAIHTQNGTTIIPQGTIQGLTNGNTLQTAGATVVPQSGIGNGQTTIIPNTLQTQGNTLISSGPGGTTILPQGTLLPQFCNDQVLLGSTPTLEMVTDPSGCMYLTTTQPVYYGLETIVQNTVMSSQQFVSTAMQGVLAQNSSFSATTTQVFQASKIEPIVEVPTGYVVVNNVGDSVAVSSTPNVVTAQTVQSSPQSMKNVKATVPNLTLQPLPDKSNNSNRQTPKVIQMSPSPMTVGSQSGAGTIITGRQSINPITSQIHGMTISSSPQNIQRGNMPKPSIVSMSPNVTLVSSIGQPVMAISQSIPATSFPLQSIPLTQPIVSSSIAPPAKGNYKIENSHVIEISGNLHDNSNSANMPTISVTQSIKSPTPWRQINQTINTSMENKMEHQNMTVKPSTVNTTSMNIQSNVMAGRSHLNNDHDKVNQNCLIQMPNNSMSGMNMHSHQFEQSLNVSHHSTSHTTSNNVIQITAGNIYPPSSVMNSNFDADTSLKLSKINALSKTEGGHLNFSQEIMASHSQQHANNDKSFQNMGTDNKHNSNDSLSSQMNTHKLSNCQMSGNMSNSPAISIIPHNVMRPQLQNNQNTISVSNNQNQMCSIPSSNSHGQVQILSSGNNSLQNMNMSCQESTNSRMNISVSSDNSLQQNQQHDMSTTMNTSNMSHNNIQMMSHDNNQIPAPNQIHIMNGQIQHNRQVENNQLQQLNQQTPNRNFHDNLMSGQQNHNQSNMLSNRSTPDNTNIMNQSMNMHNLGGNNHNINRSDLGDLNHMHMQQPMTNMNMQNNRMMIDNMQPHSMGNMSHTMHSNRSIDNMHNTQMHNMQQMNHHASNNTRGQMDNNMHVNQQMSMQQNRQMENVGLHHQHQMSNVMQIQNNRTHVDNNIMNMHQHVPNQMHNRQQMDNSIHMHHMSGSAPNINLGNQMDNSGSMPNIHANSYDGNSITLQNINAMNQIQNNRSSMEHSSMMQHQMNAMNNMNMHSNLNSTMQIVNTNHQSMNSSMMHMPNIPDIKNDIQSSCSGSCSNNSTQFTNNQNSMEICSNMNMNTNQNNMNMSTNNMLHGMNVNNSSMSNNMMMNNVNTSNMYGPGSQNNMTGHDMLMSCSNSTDHNNLMSGTPNHMMLNNSQTHAGNNQNQMISSQVSNTAQININSCSMSSNNTSESQSITNMENQMNRNTLPVPDPPKFSQETLRGKNLMGPPPTNNIPMANNKQDCSKVNMVSNEKQNHTISVNNQIGYMQMNSQNNRVINLPERSRMNNANLENNINQHVPQQHNIRVVTNNNNSNVPGITTDPLAFQPTTDNSGTMINVPFQAIPNSAPMNINVNSSNNTVNITVQNNLVDPKIASKTAADINFPLQTNSNLLQNQNNANNLMCIPVANNTINLPTQNSSSISLPKAPPTQQSGIPTNVVNPMSMRPMNRVLPLHRDGQSKSSTKTTKTATVPKQRPVSHDMPDLNIKDDTIDSDLEKAIEESKRMMELEKAKKEKEEREAAQAMQLSAEIHQANTSTAPSSMDTSRIIEPIESNSKMSLPSLDAEMIEVEPPKVLIEKDTNRAPVATKIPNASTKVMKRPLGDRKTDVEPVVTKKQNKVSKENKPTVPKPAPEPAKDDGPKLIYEVTSEDGFNYTSSSLTDLWAKVVEAVQNARKQSGLPPIQYNLPASLSGAHILGLNNNALRYLVEQLPGASRCTKYKTRQGRPLSSWDNDLDLSEGFKESPWGSARTGPVARKQNHDMFSWMASPFREEPPPFGGQEGESSISRRLATLPPAMRFRQLKETSKASVGVYRSHIHGRGLFCKRDIEEGDMVIEYAGEVIRAVLADQREKRYEAMSGRRGVGGCYMFRIDDNLVVDATLKGNAARFINHSCDPNCYSRVVDIHGHKHILIFALRRITVGEELTYDYKFPFEEVKIPCTCGAKKCRKYLN